Proteins encoded by one window of Lathyrus oleraceus cultivar Zhongwan6 chromosome 1, CAAS_Psat_ZW6_1.0, whole genome shotgun sequence:
- the LOC127123149 gene encoding uncharacterized protein LOC127123149 isoform X3: MVFCQEQADINTALPGLRMTSLNRVLAQGMNAKKRHEVEALSAVVSTVAESVRAHAILDVGAGQGYLAQVLAFQYQHSVIAIDACSHHGMVTDARAERIKKHYKSQMVKSRSGMQNLNIPKTITCRVLSIESLKALVETSLPGDDLERSMLKGESQEHKGKFHCPSDANNRSPTVLAGLHACGDLSVIMLKTFLDCRDVKAVVSIGCCYNLLSEESSRDGESRCGFPMSHAVRSTGLSLGKSARDLACQSAERWRSLDMHAGIHNFELHTFRAAFQMVLSKYYPKVAMSTPSIGRKGKALRRQNRRRYIESELHVKGSACQMKQNFPAESKTGGTFGSASETQTLPGEISSNESTGCEGIKIDNNFKNFEKFCQSGLSHLGIEHSNDVNLQSIWKEAEPFADLVGPYWSLRAALGPLLETLILLDRLLFLQEQGSVLEAYLLPIFDPNISPRNVAIIAKKIDKDLRSS; encoded by the exons ATGGTATTTTGTCAAGAACAAGCAGATATAAACACG GCTTTACCTGGTCTGCGAATGACTTCACTTAACAGAGTTCTTGCCCAGGGCATGAATGCGAAGAAAAGACATGAA GTAGAAGCACTTTCTGCTGTTGTAAGTACAGTTGCAGAGAGTGTGAGGGCTCATGCCATTCTTGATGTTGGTGCTGGTCAG GGTTATCTTGCGCAAGTACTTGCCTTTCAATATCAGCATTCTGTCATTGCCATTGATGCATGCTCTCACCATGGGATGGTCACTGATGCACGGGCAGAGCGGATTAAGAAGCACTACAAATCACAGATGGTAAAGTCTAG ATCAGGTATGCAGAATTTGAATATACCAAAGACAATCACATGTCGTGTGTTGTCCATTGAATCTTTGAAAGCTTTGGTTGAAACATCTTTGCCTGGAGATGACCTTGAGCGATCTATGTTAAAGGGAGAAAGTCAAGAACATAAAGGGAAATTTCATTGTCCTAGTGACGCAAACAACAGATCTCCCACTGTTCTTGCTGGGCTTCATGCATGCGGTGATCTTTCAGTGATTATGCTGAA GACTTTCTTAGACTGCAGAGATGTTAAAGCTGTTGTTAGTATTGGTTGCTGTTACAATCTACTATCTGAAGAAAGCAGTAGGGATGGTGAATCTCGATGTGGATTTCCAATGAGTCATGCTGTGAGATCCACTGGCTTATCACTTGGAAAAAGTGCACGTGATCTTGCTTGCCAG AGTGCAGAGAGATGGAGGAGCCTTGATATGCATGCTGGCATTCACAACTTTGAGTTACACACTTTTCGCGCTGCGTTCCAAATG GTTCTTTCCAAATATTATCCGAAAGTTGCAATGAGTACTCCTTCAATTGGGCGCAAAGGAAAGGCTCTGCGTAGGCAAAACCGAAGGAGATATATAGAGTCGGAGCTGCATGTCAAAGGAAGTGCTTGTCAAATGAAACAAAATTTCCCCGCTGAATCAAAAACTG GAGGGACTTTCGGCTCTGCATCAGAAACTCAAACCTTACCTGGTGAAATTTCTTCCAATGAAAGTACTGGATGTGAAGGGATAAAAATTGAtaacaatttcaagaattttgAGAAATTTTGCCAATCTGGATTGTCTCATCTTGGAATTGAACATTCAAATGATGTAAACCTGCAAAGCATATGGAAGGAAGCAGAACCGTTTGCT GACCTTGTAGGACCATATTGGTCCCTCAGAGCTGCTTTAGGGCCTCTTTTGGAAACTCTGATTCTGCTTGATAGGTTATTGTTTCTTCAAGAGCAAGGTAGTGTATTGGAAGCCTACCTGTTACCAATATTTGACCCGAATATATCTCCCAGAAATGTGGCTATAATTGCAAAGAAGATTGACAAAGATTTAAGATCCTCCTGA
- the LOC127123149 gene encoding uncharacterized protein LOC127123149 isoform X4, whose amino-acid sequence MTEERRYSCETAADTLQWISDIINFLNPYFSIFINAHVVHFFKDRLWENVDAEWMDCLRRESVQNLLLIPSGVVQDQWPASLKDFILKLRSMVFCQEQADINTALPGLRMTSLNRVLAQGMNAKKRHEVEALSAVVSTVAESVRAHAILDVGAGQGYLAQVLAFQYQHSVIAIDACSHHGMVTDARAERIKKHYKSQMVKSRSGMQNLNIPKTITCRVLSIESLKALVETSLPGDDLERSMLKGESQEHKGKFHCPSDANNRSPTVLAGLHACGDLSVIMLKTFLDCRDVKAVVSIGCCYNLLSEESSRDGESRCGFPMSHAVRSTGLSLGKSARDLACQSAERWRSLDMHAGIHNFELHTFRAAFQMVLSKYYPKVAMSTPSIGRKGKALRRQNRRRYIESELHVKGSACQMKQNFPAESKTAGYLFVCSCTCLLSNNFYLLS is encoded by the exons ATGACTGAAGAGCGTAGGTATTCATGCGAAACCGCCGCCGATACTCTCCAATGGATCAGCGACATCATCAACTTCCTCAATCCTTACTTTTCGATCTTCATCAATGCTCACGTCGTCCATTTCTTCAAG GATCGACTATGGGAGAATGTTGATGCAGAATGGATGGATTGCCTGCGAAGAGAATCAGTTCAGAATCTTCTCTTAATACCTTCTGGAGTAGTGCAG GATCAATGGCCAGCTTCTCTGAAGGATTTCATCCTAAAATTGAGGTCTATGGTATTTTGTCAAGAACAAGCAGATATAAACACG GCTTTACCTGGTCTGCGAATGACTTCACTTAACAGAGTTCTTGCCCAGGGCATGAATGCGAAGAAAAGACATGAA GTAGAAGCACTTTCTGCTGTTGTAAGTACAGTTGCAGAGAGTGTGAGGGCTCATGCCATTCTTGATGTTGGTGCTGGTCAG GGTTATCTTGCGCAAGTACTTGCCTTTCAATATCAGCATTCTGTCATTGCCATTGATGCATGCTCTCACCATGGGATGGTCACTGATGCACGGGCAGAGCGGATTAAGAAGCACTACAAATCACAGATGGTAAAGTCTAG ATCAGGTATGCAGAATTTGAATATACCAAAGACAATCACATGTCGTGTGTTGTCCATTGAATCTTTGAAAGCTTTGGTTGAAACATCTTTGCCTGGAGATGACCTTGAGCGATCTATGTTAAAGGGAGAAAGTCAAGAACATAAAGGGAAATTTCATTGTCCTAGTGACGCAAACAACAGATCTCCCACTGTTCTTGCTGGGCTTCATGCATGCGGTGATCTTTCAGTGATTATGCTGAA GACTTTCTTAGACTGCAGAGATGTTAAAGCTGTTGTTAGTATTGGTTGCTGTTACAATCTACTATCTGAAGAAAGCAGTAGGGATGGTGAATCTCGATGTGGATTTCCAATGAGTCATGCTGTGAGATCCACTGGCTTATCACTTGGAAAAAGTGCACGTGATCTTGCTTGCCAG AGTGCAGAGAGATGGAGGAGCCTTGATATGCATGCTGGCATTCACAACTTTGAGTTACACACTTTTCGCGCTGCGTTCCAAATG GTTCTTTCCAAATATTATCCGAAAGTTGCAATGAGTACTCCTTCAATTGGGCGCAAAGGAAAGGCTCTGCGTAGGCAAAACCGAAGGAGATATATAGAGTCGGAGCTGCATGTCAAAGGAAGTGCTTGTCAAATGAAACAAAATTTCCCCGCTGAATCAAAAACTG CAGGGTACCTTTTTGTTTGTTCTTGTACTTGTCTCTTGTCTAATAACTTTTATCTTCTATCGTAA
- the LOC127123149 gene encoding uncharacterized protein LOC127123149 isoform X1 → MTEERRYSCETAADTLQWISDIINFLNPYFSIFINAHVVHFFKDRLWENVDAEWMDCLRRESVQNLLLIPSGVVQDQWPASLKDFILKLRSMVFCQEQADINTALPGLRMTSLNRVLAQGMNAKKRHEVEALSAVVSTVAESVRAHAILDVGAGQGYLAQVLAFQYQHSVIAIDACSHHGMVTDARAERIKKHYKSQMVKSRSGMQNLNIPKTITCRVLSIESLKALVETSLPGDDLERSMLKGESQEHKGKFHCPSDANNRSPTVLAGLHACGDLSVIMLKTFLDCRDVKAVVSIGCCYNLLSEESSRDGESRCGFPMSHAVRSTGLSLGKSARDLACQSAERWRSLDMHAGIHNFELHTFRAAFQMVLSKYYPKVAMSTPSIGRKGKALRRQNRRRYIESELHVKGSACQMKQNFPAESKTGGTFGSASETQTLPGEISSNESTGCEGIKIDNNFKNFEKFCQSGLSHLGIEHSNDVNLQSIWKEAEPFADLVGPYWSLRAALGPLLETLILLDRLLFLQEQGSVLEAYLLPIFDPNISPRNVAIIAKKIDKDLRSS, encoded by the exons ATGACTGAAGAGCGTAGGTATTCATGCGAAACCGCCGCCGATACTCTCCAATGGATCAGCGACATCATCAACTTCCTCAATCCTTACTTTTCGATCTTCATCAATGCTCACGTCGTCCATTTCTTCAAG GATCGACTATGGGAGAATGTTGATGCAGAATGGATGGATTGCCTGCGAAGAGAATCAGTTCAGAATCTTCTCTTAATACCTTCTGGAGTAGTGCAG GATCAATGGCCAGCTTCTCTGAAGGATTTCATCCTAAAATTGAGGTCTATGGTATTTTGTCAAGAACAAGCAGATATAAACACG GCTTTACCTGGTCTGCGAATGACTTCACTTAACAGAGTTCTTGCCCAGGGCATGAATGCGAAGAAAAGACATGAA GTAGAAGCACTTTCTGCTGTTGTAAGTACAGTTGCAGAGAGTGTGAGGGCTCATGCCATTCTTGATGTTGGTGCTGGTCAG GGTTATCTTGCGCAAGTACTTGCCTTTCAATATCAGCATTCTGTCATTGCCATTGATGCATGCTCTCACCATGGGATGGTCACTGATGCACGGGCAGAGCGGATTAAGAAGCACTACAAATCACAGATGGTAAAGTCTAG ATCAGGTATGCAGAATTTGAATATACCAAAGACAATCACATGTCGTGTGTTGTCCATTGAATCTTTGAAAGCTTTGGTTGAAACATCTTTGCCTGGAGATGACCTTGAGCGATCTATGTTAAAGGGAGAAAGTCAAGAACATAAAGGGAAATTTCATTGTCCTAGTGACGCAAACAACAGATCTCCCACTGTTCTTGCTGGGCTTCATGCATGCGGTGATCTTTCAGTGATTATGCTGAA GACTTTCTTAGACTGCAGAGATGTTAAAGCTGTTGTTAGTATTGGTTGCTGTTACAATCTACTATCTGAAGAAAGCAGTAGGGATGGTGAATCTCGATGTGGATTTCCAATGAGTCATGCTGTGAGATCCACTGGCTTATCACTTGGAAAAAGTGCACGTGATCTTGCTTGCCAG AGTGCAGAGAGATGGAGGAGCCTTGATATGCATGCTGGCATTCACAACTTTGAGTTACACACTTTTCGCGCTGCGTTCCAAATG GTTCTTTCCAAATATTATCCGAAAGTTGCAATGAGTACTCCTTCAATTGGGCGCAAAGGAAAGGCTCTGCGTAGGCAAAACCGAAGGAGATATATAGAGTCGGAGCTGCATGTCAAAGGAAGTGCTTGTCAAATGAAACAAAATTTCCCCGCTGAATCAAAAACTG GAGGGACTTTCGGCTCTGCATCAGAAACTCAAACCTTACCTGGTGAAATTTCTTCCAATGAAAGTACTGGATGTGAAGGGATAAAAATTGAtaacaatttcaagaattttgAGAAATTTTGCCAATCTGGATTGTCTCATCTTGGAATTGAACATTCAAATGATGTAAACCTGCAAAGCATATGGAAGGAAGCAGAACCGTTTGCT GACCTTGTAGGACCATATTGGTCCCTCAGAGCTGCTTTAGGGCCTCTTTTGGAAACTCTGATTCTGCTTGATAGGTTATTGTTTCTTCAAGAGCAAGGTAGTGTATTGGAAGCCTACCTGTTACCAATATTTGACCCGAATATATCTCCCAGAAATGTGGCTATAATTGCAAAGAAGATTGACAAAGATTTAAGATCCTCCTGA
- the LOC127123149 gene encoding uncharacterized protein LOC127123149 isoform X5 yields the protein MTEERRYSCETAADTLQWISDIINFLNPYFSIFINAHVVHFFKDRLWENVDAEWMDCLRRESVQNLLLIPSGVVQDQWPASLKDFILKLRSMVFCQEQADINTALPGLRMTSLNRVLAQGMNAKKRHEVEALSAVVSTVAESVRAHAILDVGAGQGYLAQVLAFQYQHSVIAIDACSHHGMVTDARAERIKKHYKSQMVKSRSGMQNLNIPKTITCRVLSIESLKALVETSLPGDDLERSMLKGESQEHKGKFHCPSDANNRSPTVLAGLHACGDLSVIMLKTFLDCRDVKAVVSIGCCYNLLSEESSRDGESRCGFPMSHAVRSTGLSLGKSARDLACQSAERWRSLDMHAGIHNFELHTFRAAFQMDLVGPYWSLRAALGPLLETLILLDRLLFLQEQGSVLEAYLLPIFDPNISPRNVAIIAKKIDKDLRSS from the exons ATGACTGAAGAGCGTAGGTATTCATGCGAAACCGCCGCCGATACTCTCCAATGGATCAGCGACATCATCAACTTCCTCAATCCTTACTTTTCGATCTTCATCAATGCTCACGTCGTCCATTTCTTCAAG GATCGACTATGGGAGAATGTTGATGCAGAATGGATGGATTGCCTGCGAAGAGAATCAGTTCAGAATCTTCTCTTAATACCTTCTGGAGTAGTGCAG GATCAATGGCCAGCTTCTCTGAAGGATTTCATCCTAAAATTGAGGTCTATGGTATTTTGTCAAGAACAAGCAGATATAAACACG GCTTTACCTGGTCTGCGAATGACTTCACTTAACAGAGTTCTTGCCCAGGGCATGAATGCGAAGAAAAGACATGAA GTAGAAGCACTTTCTGCTGTTGTAAGTACAGTTGCAGAGAGTGTGAGGGCTCATGCCATTCTTGATGTTGGTGCTGGTCAG GGTTATCTTGCGCAAGTACTTGCCTTTCAATATCAGCATTCTGTCATTGCCATTGATGCATGCTCTCACCATGGGATGGTCACTGATGCACGGGCAGAGCGGATTAAGAAGCACTACAAATCACAGATGGTAAAGTCTAG ATCAGGTATGCAGAATTTGAATATACCAAAGACAATCACATGTCGTGTGTTGTCCATTGAATCTTTGAAAGCTTTGGTTGAAACATCTTTGCCTGGAGATGACCTTGAGCGATCTATGTTAAAGGGAGAAAGTCAAGAACATAAAGGGAAATTTCATTGTCCTAGTGACGCAAACAACAGATCTCCCACTGTTCTTGCTGGGCTTCATGCATGCGGTGATCTTTCAGTGATTATGCTGAA GACTTTCTTAGACTGCAGAGATGTTAAAGCTGTTGTTAGTATTGGTTGCTGTTACAATCTACTATCTGAAGAAAGCAGTAGGGATGGTGAATCTCGATGTGGATTTCCAATGAGTCATGCTGTGAGATCCACTGGCTTATCACTTGGAAAAAGTGCACGTGATCTTGCTTGCCAG AGTGCAGAGAGATGGAGGAGCCTTGATATGCATGCTGGCATTCACAACTTTGAGTTACACACTTTTCGCGCTGCGTTCCAAATG GACCTTGTAGGACCATATTGGTCCCTCAGAGCTGCTTTAGGGCCTCTTTTGGAAACTCTGATTCTGCTTGATAGGTTATTGTTTCTTCAAGAGCAAGGTAGTGTATTGGAAGCCTACCTGTTACCAATATTTGACCCGAATATATCTCCCAGAAATGTGGCTATAATTGCAAAGAAGATTGACAAAGATTTAAGATCCTCCTGA
- the LOC127123149 gene encoding uncharacterized protein LOC127123149 isoform X2 produces the protein MRNRRRYSPMDQRHHQLPQSLLFDLHQCSRRPFLQEWMDCLRRESVQNLLLIPSGVVQDQWPASLKDFILKLRSMVFCQEQADINTALPGLRMTSLNRVLAQGMNAKKRHEVEALSAVVSTVAESVRAHAILDVGAGQGYLAQVLAFQYQHSVIAIDACSHHGMVTDARAERIKKHYKSQMVKSRSGMQNLNIPKTITCRVLSIESLKALVETSLPGDDLERSMLKGESQEHKGKFHCPSDANNRSPTVLAGLHACGDLSVIMLKTFLDCRDVKAVVSIGCCYNLLSEESSRDGESRCGFPMSHAVRSTGLSLGKSARDLACQSAERWRSLDMHAGIHNFELHTFRAAFQMVLSKYYPKVAMSTPSIGRKGKALRRQNRRRYIESELHVKGSACQMKQNFPAESKTGGTFGSASETQTLPGEISSNESTGCEGIKIDNNFKNFEKFCQSGLSHLGIEHSNDVNLQSIWKEAEPFADLVGPYWSLRAALGPLLETLILLDRLLFLQEQGSVLEAYLLPIFDPNISPRNVAIIAKKIDKDLRSS, from the exons ATGCGAAACCGCCGCCGATACTCTCCAATGGATCAGCGACATCATCAACTTCCTCAATCCTTACTTTTCGATCTTCATCAATGCTCACGTCGTCCATTTCTTCAAG AATGGATGGATTGCCTGCGAAGAGAATCAGTTCAGAATCTTCTCTTAATACCTTCTGGAGTAGTGCAG GATCAATGGCCAGCTTCTCTGAAGGATTTCATCCTAAAATTGAGGTCTATGGTATTTTGTCAAGAACAAGCAGATATAAACACG GCTTTACCTGGTCTGCGAATGACTTCACTTAACAGAGTTCTTGCCCAGGGCATGAATGCGAAGAAAAGACATGAA GTAGAAGCACTTTCTGCTGTTGTAAGTACAGTTGCAGAGAGTGTGAGGGCTCATGCCATTCTTGATGTTGGTGCTGGTCAG GGTTATCTTGCGCAAGTACTTGCCTTTCAATATCAGCATTCTGTCATTGCCATTGATGCATGCTCTCACCATGGGATGGTCACTGATGCACGGGCAGAGCGGATTAAGAAGCACTACAAATCACAGATGGTAAAGTCTAG ATCAGGTATGCAGAATTTGAATATACCAAAGACAATCACATGTCGTGTGTTGTCCATTGAATCTTTGAAAGCTTTGGTTGAAACATCTTTGCCTGGAGATGACCTTGAGCGATCTATGTTAAAGGGAGAAAGTCAAGAACATAAAGGGAAATTTCATTGTCCTAGTGACGCAAACAACAGATCTCCCACTGTTCTTGCTGGGCTTCATGCATGCGGTGATCTTTCAGTGATTATGCTGAA GACTTTCTTAGACTGCAGAGATGTTAAAGCTGTTGTTAGTATTGGTTGCTGTTACAATCTACTATCTGAAGAAAGCAGTAGGGATGGTGAATCTCGATGTGGATTTCCAATGAGTCATGCTGTGAGATCCACTGGCTTATCACTTGGAAAAAGTGCACGTGATCTTGCTTGCCAG AGTGCAGAGAGATGGAGGAGCCTTGATATGCATGCTGGCATTCACAACTTTGAGTTACACACTTTTCGCGCTGCGTTCCAAATG GTTCTTTCCAAATATTATCCGAAAGTTGCAATGAGTACTCCTTCAATTGGGCGCAAAGGAAAGGCTCTGCGTAGGCAAAACCGAAGGAGATATATAGAGTCGGAGCTGCATGTCAAAGGAAGTGCTTGTCAAATGAAACAAAATTTCCCCGCTGAATCAAAAACTG GAGGGACTTTCGGCTCTGCATCAGAAACTCAAACCTTACCTGGTGAAATTTCTTCCAATGAAAGTACTGGATGTGAAGGGATAAAAATTGAtaacaatttcaagaattttgAGAAATTTTGCCAATCTGGATTGTCTCATCTTGGAATTGAACATTCAAATGATGTAAACCTGCAAAGCATATGGAAGGAAGCAGAACCGTTTGCT GACCTTGTAGGACCATATTGGTCCCTCAGAGCTGCTTTAGGGCCTCTTTTGGAAACTCTGATTCTGCTTGATAGGTTATTGTTTCTTCAAGAGCAAGGTAGTGTATTGGAAGCCTACCTGTTACCAATATTTGACCCGAATATATCTCCCAGAAATGTGGCTATAATTGCAAAGAAGATTGACAAAGATTTAAGATCCTCCTGA